From Drosophila nasuta strain 15112-1781.00 chromosome X, ASM2355853v1, whole genome shotgun sequence, one genomic window encodes:
- the LOC132795108 gene encoding cytosolic endo-beta-N-acetylglucosaminidase isoform X2, giving the protein MPATIMRRNSRANSCVSFAPHKSAPVAALQQRVRMHHTMLTHRIAAQLEAQPLLNNTQLLNFEVRSRNIDWRRYVRPLDTQVRGSSVYLDAHTDLLSGHRRNVNAENQRELLVCHDMMGNYLADRHYHSSQKFDDYRFVHWSAVDYFCYFSHNYVTIPPSGWLNAAHRHGVPVLGTYIVEGSAGNRLLEELLASRESVYRAVAALTRLCLHFCFEGWLINVEHTVRESYMPKLYLFVDELRRATEAQVPHGRVFWYDSIIESGNLRWQNELNARNVQFFRHSKRMLINYTWNDTNLTTSELTVVGEAKPKQRVFMGLDVFGRNQLAGFQSAQTLARVASRGFSAGIFAPAWCYETLQQFGYDIRNEAGDADFNAAFLQRNEKWWSSIWQLLATHPYRRLPFYTDFGVGSGCGDYARGTRHLRSKAYFNLARQSLQPSVPLHRNAEHSFDTAFVGGSALRVLNFERAFRLFLTDFELPLGVLLLGYAYKLTSEPEHQQLDIVLRLCPLRGQGQQQSLYLFCGDYAEHIITPGRCYLQPINGVIPGHLLPQQLPAEHGLLGEGWRVRYYVARFDGPVRVLDIGLKCRRETKMETEMETETETQSEAYLGAIFIQSLQLSDWTAVHQTTAANKALISAYHGALFTESASQ; this is encoded by the exons ATGCCGGCTACGATTATGAGGCGCAATTCGCGGGCAAACAGCTGTGTGAGTTTTGCTCCACACAAGAGTGCACCTGTGGCTGCC ttgcagcaacgaGTACGAATGCATCACACAATGCTAACACACCGCATTGCAGCCCAGCTCGAGGCACAGCCGCTGTTGAACAACACCCAATTGCTTAACTTCGAGGTGCGTAGCCGCAACATCGATTGGCGACGATATGTCCGTCCCCTCGACACTCAGGTGCGTGGCTCGAGTGTCTATCTGGACGCGCACACGGATCTGCTGAGCGGACATAGGCGCAATGTGAACGCGGAGAATCAACGCGAACTTCTTGTCTGTCACGACATGATGGGCAACTATCTGGCCGATCG TCACTATCACAGCTCGCAAAAGTTCGACGATTATCGTTTTGTGCACTGGTCGGCTGTCGATTATTTCTGCTACTTCAGTCACAACTACGTCACGATTCCGCCCAGCGGTTGGCTCAATGCCGCCCATCGACACGGTGTCCCAGTGCTGGGCACCTACATAGTGGAAGGATCCGCCGGCAACCGGCTGCTGGAGGAACTCCTGGCCAGCCGCGAGAGCGTGTACCGCGCTGTTGCCGCCCTCACCCGGCTCTGTCTGCACTTTTGCTTCGAGGGCTGGCTCATCAATGTGGAGCACACAGTGCGCGAGAGCTATATGCCCAAACTATA CCTGTTTGTGGATGAGCTGCGTCGCGCGACCGAAGCCCAGGTGCCGCATGGTCGGGTCTTCTGGTACGACAGCATCATTGAGAGCGGCAACCTGCGTTGGCAGAACGAGCTAAATGCACGGAACGTGCAATTCTTTCGCCACAGCAAACGCATGCTGATCAACTACACGTGGAACGATACAAATCTCACCACAAGCGAGTTGACAGTCGTCGGAGAGGCGAAGCCTAAGCAACGTGTCTTCATGGGCCTCGATGTGTTTGGACGCAATCAGTTGGCCGGATTTCAGAGTGCACAGACGCTGGCACGGGTTGCCAGTCGTGGCTTCTCCGCCGGGATCTTTGCCCCCGCCTGGTGCTACGAGACGTTGCAACAATTCGGCTACGACATACGCAACGAGGCCGGCGACGCTGATTTCAATGCGGCCTTCTTGCAACGCAACGAGAAATGGTGGTCGAGCATTTGGCAATTGCTTGCAACGCATCCGTATCGCCGTTTGCCATTCTACACGGATTTTGGCGTTGGCTCCGGATGTGGCGACTATGCGCGTGGCACGCGTCATCTGCGGAGCAAGGCCTACTTCAATTTGGCGCGTCAATCGCTGCAGCCGTCGGTGCCGTTGCATCGCAATGCGGAGCACAGTTTTGATACCGCTTTCGTAGGCGGCTCCGCTTTGCGTGTCCTCAACTTTGAGCGCGCCTTTCGACTGTTTCTCACCGACTTTGAGCTGCCGCTGGGCGTGCTACTCTTGGGCTATGCCTACAAGTTGACCTCAGAGCCGGAGCATCAGCAGCTGGACATTGTGTTGCGCTTGTGTCCGTTGCGTGGCCAAGGGCAGCAGCAAAGCTTGTATCTGTTCTGCGGCGATTATGCGGAACACATCATCACGCCGGGTCGCTGCTATTTGCAACCGATCAACGGCGTCATTCCGGGGCATCTGCTGCCCCAACAGCTGCCAGCGGAGCATGGATTGCTCGGCGAGGGTTGGCGTGTGCGCTACTATGTGGCACGCTTCGATGGACCGGTGCGAGTTCTGGACATTGGCCTCAAGTGTCGACGGGAGACGAAGATGGAAACGGAAAtggaaacagaaacagaaacccAGTCGGAGGCGTATCTGGGCGCCATCTTTATACAGAGTCTGCAGCTGAGCGATTGGACTGCGGTGCACCAAACAACTGCGGCAAACAAGGCGCTTATTTCCGCCTACCATGGAGCCCTCTTCACGGAGTCAGCCTCGCAATAA
- the LOC132795108 gene encoding cytosolic endo-beta-N-acetylglucosaminidase isoform X1, with protein sequence MEQDNVAGVAAADELPAASQIVEAPPNAGYDYEAQFAGKQLCEFCSTQECTCGCPQLEAQPLLNNTQLLNFEVRSRNIDWRRYVRPLDTQVRGSSVYLDAHTDLLSGHRRNVNAENQRELLVCHDMMGNYLADRHYHSSQKFDDYRFVHWSAVDYFCYFSHNYVTIPPSGWLNAAHRHGVPVLGTYIVEGSAGNRLLEELLASRESVYRAVAALTRLCLHFCFEGWLINVEHTVRESYMPKLYLFVDELRRATEAQVPHGRVFWYDSIIESGNLRWQNELNARNVQFFRHSKRMLINYTWNDTNLTTSELTVVGEAKPKQRVFMGLDVFGRNQLAGFQSAQTLARVASRGFSAGIFAPAWCYETLQQFGYDIRNEAGDADFNAAFLQRNEKWWSSIWQLLATHPYRRLPFYTDFGVGSGCGDYARGTRHLRSKAYFNLARQSLQPSVPLHRNAEHSFDTAFVGGSALRVLNFERAFRLFLTDFELPLGVLLLGYAYKLTSEPEHQQLDIVLRLCPLRGQGQQQSLYLFCGDYAEHIITPGRCYLQPINGVIPGHLLPQQLPAEHGLLGEGWRVRYYVARFDGPVRVLDIGLKCRRETKMETEMETETETQSEAYLGAIFIQSLQLSDWTAVHQTTAANKALISAYHGALFTESASQ encoded by the exons ATGGAGCAAGATAAcgttgctggtgttgctgctgctgacgaaTTGCCAGCGGCGTCTCAAATTGTGGAGGCACCGCCAAATGCCGGCTACGATTATGAGGCGCAATTCGCGGGCAAACAGCTGTGTGAGTTTTGCTCCACACAAGAGTGCACCTGTGGCTGCC CCCAGCTCGAGGCACAGCCGCTGTTGAACAACACCCAATTGCTTAACTTCGAGGTGCGTAGCCGCAACATCGATTGGCGACGATATGTCCGTCCCCTCGACACTCAGGTGCGTGGCTCGAGTGTCTATCTGGACGCGCACACGGATCTGCTGAGCGGACATAGGCGCAATGTGAACGCGGAGAATCAACGCGAACTTCTTGTCTGTCACGACATGATGGGCAACTATCTGGCCGATCG TCACTATCACAGCTCGCAAAAGTTCGACGATTATCGTTTTGTGCACTGGTCGGCTGTCGATTATTTCTGCTACTTCAGTCACAACTACGTCACGATTCCGCCCAGCGGTTGGCTCAATGCCGCCCATCGACACGGTGTCCCAGTGCTGGGCACCTACATAGTGGAAGGATCCGCCGGCAACCGGCTGCTGGAGGAACTCCTGGCCAGCCGCGAGAGCGTGTACCGCGCTGTTGCCGCCCTCACCCGGCTCTGTCTGCACTTTTGCTTCGAGGGCTGGCTCATCAATGTGGAGCACACAGTGCGCGAGAGCTATATGCCCAAACTATA CCTGTTTGTGGATGAGCTGCGTCGCGCGACCGAAGCCCAGGTGCCGCATGGTCGGGTCTTCTGGTACGACAGCATCATTGAGAGCGGCAACCTGCGTTGGCAGAACGAGCTAAATGCACGGAACGTGCAATTCTTTCGCCACAGCAAACGCATGCTGATCAACTACACGTGGAACGATACAAATCTCACCACAAGCGAGTTGACAGTCGTCGGAGAGGCGAAGCCTAAGCAACGTGTCTTCATGGGCCTCGATGTGTTTGGACGCAATCAGTTGGCCGGATTTCAGAGTGCACAGACGCTGGCACGGGTTGCCAGTCGTGGCTTCTCCGCCGGGATCTTTGCCCCCGCCTGGTGCTACGAGACGTTGCAACAATTCGGCTACGACATACGCAACGAGGCCGGCGACGCTGATTTCAATGCGGCCTTCTTGCAACGCAACGAGAAATGGTGGTCGAGCATTTGGCAATTGCTTGCAACGCATCCGTATCGCCGTTTGCCATTCTACACGGATTTTGGCGTTGGCTCCGGATGTGGCGACTATGCGCGTGGCACGCGTCATCTGCGGAGCAAGGCCTACTTCAATTTGGCGCGTCAATCGCTGCAGCCGTCGGTGCCGTTGCATCGCAATGCGGAGCACAGTTTTGATACCGCTTTCGTAGGCGGCTCCGCTTTGCGTGTCCTCAACTTTGAGCGCGCCTTTCGACTGTTTCTCACCGACTTTGAGCTGCCGCTGGGCGTGCTACTCTTGGGCTATGCCTACAAGTTGACCTCAGAGCCGGAGCATCAGCAGCTGGACATTGTGTTGCGCTTGTGTCCGTTGCGTGGCCAAGGGCAGCAGCAAAGCTTGTATCTGTTCTGCGGCGATTATGCGGAACACATCATCACGCCGGGTCGCTGCTATTTGCAACCGATCAACGGCGTCATTCCGGGGCATCTGCTGCCCCAACAGCTGCCAGCGGAGCATGGATTGCTCGGCGAGGGTTGGCGTGTGCGCTACTATGTGGCACGCTTCGATGGACCGGTGCGAGTTCTGGACATTGGCCTCAAGTGTCGACGGGAGACGAAGATGGAAACGGAAAtggaaacagaaacagaaacccAGTCGGAGGCGTATCTGGGCGCCATCTTTATACAGAGTCTGCAGCTGAGCGATTGGACTGCGGTGCACCAAACAACTGCGGCAAACAAGGCGCTTATTTCCGCCTACCATGGAGCCCTCTTCACGGAGTCAGCCTCGCAATAA
- the LOC132795110 gene encoding uncharacterized protein LOC132795110, translating to MPAGRVAGKAGYSNHYYNGRSYVGINEEIMWVSIGMGVTIALLITIALCYIAREKCQKRQREYYVTA from the exons atgccaGCAGGTCGTGTGGCCGGTAAAGCCGGCTACTCCAATCACTATTACAATG GTCGCTCGTATGTGGGCATCAATGAGGAAATTATGTGGGTTAGCATTGGCATGGGCGTGACTATAGCGTTGCTTATAACGATTGCATTGTGCTACATTGCGCGAGAGAAATGCCAAAAACGTCAACGTGAATATTACGTGACGGCATAG